Genomic window (bacterium HR11):
CTCATCGGCATCGGGGATGAACACGCTCAGGTTCACCCATCGGCGGGAACGGGGTTGCCACCAGGGGTGGTCCAGGGGCTCGATGGCGACGAGACGGAAGTGATTCATCCCGGCAGACCGGTTGCCGCCGATGCCCCGGTCTTCCAAGAAGCGCATCAGGGCTTTAAACACGCGCAGGTCGTCGGGGTTCATCCGGACGGCAAACCAGAACCGCACATCCGGAGCCACGAACGTGGTGTCTTCAAAGTAAAGTGTCCCACTCGGGACGGTGGCCATCGTCAGGCGGTCGATACGGGCATGGGGCACGGGCTCGGTCCGAATGGCCGCCGGGCGGCGGTGGCTACGAACTTCTTCACGGGATGCCAATGCGATCCCGCCCGCGTGGATGCACCATTGATGCTCTTGAATTCGCCGAGGCCAGGTGTCGGTCGGAGCCCGTCCGTTCATCCAGTCGGTCCAGATGGCCTCGGAGACATATCGGACTCTTTTCAATTCCTTGGCCTTGGGGGAAGGGTCTAAGCGGGTCGGGGGAACGAGAGGCTTCGGCCAGTAGCGGACGCCGTAAATGACGGGAAAGGCCGACGAGAAGACGAAGCGGTTGGGTTTTTCGACAAACCAGCGGTCTTGCGGAAACAACCACACGGTCGCCCAGGCCAGGGCTCCGAACAGCCGGTCGGAGGGCGGCGGCTCCATGACACGGCGGGGCTCGATGACGACGGCATATACGGCGTCGGCCATCGGTCCGCTCCGGGGTTTAAGCGGCGGAGGTCGCCGCCGTGCGAGCGATGAGGTTATCGAAGTCCCGAAGGAGTTCTCGGACGGTCTTGTCTTGGGCTAATGTCACGGGGTCTTTCCCGTCCGTGTAATAGTCCCGTCCCCGCCATTCAAGGGAGAGTCCTTCGAATCGGACGCGGCCCGAGCCGCGGCTTCCGCCGCCGCCGAGGGCACTGTCTTCGAGTAAACGTAGGCCCTGCAGGACATAGCGCAGGCGCCGGTGATCGGCGTCTTCGTAAACGTCGAAGAGGATCTCGATATCGAACTGCGCACCGGCGGGGACCCGCTCCATCGTGCGGGGATTGGCCCGGGAGATGACCCGGTCGATGGCGTTTTCGGCCTTCACTTCCGTGAGACTCCCGCCGATGACCCGTTCCAGCTCTTGCCGGGATTCTTCGGTCAGAAAGGCATCCCGGAAAATCACGCGTGTGGGACCGACGGGGTGCTCAGCCTTTCTTTCGACGTCCCAGGGTCCAAAGACGATACTCAGGTCGGTGAGGGCCCCATTACCGTCCGTATCTTGCACTTCGCTTTCCCATCGGTCCCGATTCCTGCGCAAGCGGATGAGGTTCCACTGGGATTGATAGGCCCATTCGAGGAGGCTCCGGATTTTCCCTTTTAAGGAAGACCCCGGGATGTAAGGTTCCCCCGTGAGGGGGTCCTTGACGACGGCGTTTTCCTGACCGCCAATTTCGTATTCGGCCTCCCGGCCGCCGATGTGGAGCCCCGTGACCAGGCGGAGGCGACCGGTGAGGACGTATTTGCCCTGAAAGCGAAGAGTAAGTTCTTGCCTGTTTTCCATCGCAGGCCTCCAAGTTATTCTTTACCGCCATGAAATTTGTGATAGGCGACCACGGCTTCCAAGAGATAGATGAGGGTTCGGTAATCTCGAATTTTTTGAATTTTATTGAAATCCAACACGGATTTCATAAATTTGTAGAAACCTTCGGGGATGTTGTTCCGTCCCTTCGCGTAGGCCAGTAGAGGGAGGATTCGAAGGACCCGGGGCCGAAACTCGGCCGGGAAATCCGAGTCCTCGTCCCGGCCGCGCAGTTCCAGGTCCACACGTTTGCACAGACCGTAGAACTTCCGTAACTGGGCCGCCTTCAGACTGTGACGAAGCTGGAAAGCAACGCTATCGGCAATACCCCCTTCCGGTGCAAACTCTTCCAAACGTAGCTCCGACAGGCGTTGAAGCCCCTGAAGCCTCTGTAAAACCGTATTCATGTCTTGGACCGGCATAGCCTTCTTCTCCTGTTATGAACGGGTTTTTAATAGGGCGATGGATGCCGGGACCCGAACGACCCGCAGGAGGGCCAGGCTGTTTGGACGGCCCAGGAGGATGTGGTGGAGTTCGGCGGCGATGGCCTCATCCGGGATGTTCCGGTGGATCCGGTAGATGAGACGAGGGATCCACATCCCTCGGACGACTGCGTCGTCCGAGACGGCCTGGGCCTGGAGGCGCAGGAGTTCATGAAAGAATCGACGGGGAACCTTATCATCTCGAATCCATCGTGTCCATTGCTCGGCCAGCCCTAAGAGTTCTCGCAGGCCCCACTCACCGTCGGTCGATTCCCACGGGACGGTCGTCCCAAAGGCCGTGATGCGGTTCCGGCCCCGCACCTTACTTCGATCTTCGGCCTCGCCCGACAAGCGAGCCATAGCCGGGATCGGGAACTTCGGCTTGCAGACGATCACGCCCGCCGAGAGCGTCATATCCGGGTTTTCACAGGTAAAGCGGCGGTAATCGTCCCGGATTCGGAGGGCCAGGGGCAATATCTCGCTCCATGGACCGATGATGAAGAGGTCGTCTCCGCCGCTGTAGACGACGTAAAAGATGCTCTGGATTGCATCGGCATAGTCACAGAGGATGCGCTCCTCCCGGACCTTAGGCCGCCACTCCTGGACCGTGTAATCCTCACAAATGTTGCGAAGCCATCCCTCGAAGAAGACCTGGAGCTGGCGACTGAGGGTCGCCATCCGGGAAAACGACATGAGGCCGTGGTGATCCAGGCCCTGGGCGATGATGGCCCCCATCCGGTCGGCATCCATGCGAAGGATACCTAAGCGGGCGTCGCCCTCGCTCCAGGCGGCGATCGTGCTGAAACTAAAGGTCTGGTGCCGTTGGACAATGCCCTCCGGGTTTTCCTCGTCGTCCCGTTCGGTCGGGACCGTTATCTCTCGGCTTGATTCATTCTTCGGAACCACGTTCGCCACAAATAGAAGTGAAGTCTTGGGGATGCGATCGGGCCTGTTAAAGGTCACGCTTTCCATCGTCTCGGGTCCATAAGCGGCATACAGCGCCTCCACGTCGGCTAATCGCGTCTTGCCCAATTTTTTCCAATCGACACCGATTTCCGGTGGACCCGTCGGTAGGGTATCGGCCGAAAAGATGGCGCCGCCTGTACGGGGAAGCCGGGCTCCGATGCGTTGTTGCTGGGTCTCACAAGTCTCACACAGCTCGGCTCCGCTTTCGACGACCTGGATGCGACAAGACGGACACGGTCGAATCGACTCCCAGGGCTTTTCCCGTTCGACGGCTCGGTTTTCCCGAAAAAGGGCCTTGAAATGCCGGTAGCGGACTTGGGTAAGGCGGAGTTCCAAGTCCTGAAGGGCTTCAGATAATCCGAGAAATACAGCCTTTGGGGAGAGGGGCTTATCGGCCAGGCGAAACTTCAGCTCCCCCAGGTGATGAGCCCAGAGGTAATCCTCGACCTCTTCGACCAGCTGTTGAAGTTGGTCTCGGACCGGCTCCGTATTGGGAAGGACCATCAGAAAGCTACCGCCCCCGCAATAAATCAGGTGGGCCAGAGTCAGTCCCAGACGGTGCAGGAGCAAGCGGGCGACCTGATGATTGAACATCTGGAGATAGAAAGACCGTCCCCGGAGGCGCTTGGCGATGCCGCCGGTGCCGGTGCGAACAATCCGGTAGATGTAAGACTGAATCCCGCTGATCTCCCCTTTGACGAGCAGAAATGGCTCGGTGTCTTCCAGTTGCCGAAGGCGTTCCGGCGAGATGCCCGGCAGTCGTTCGCGCGCCCACTTCGGGTGTTCATAGAGGCAGACGGCCAGGGCCGCCGTCACCCGACTGTGGTCAAAGAGGGAGATGTCGGGATACACGTTGCTGGCGCTGGGGACGCACCAGGCGTAGCGATACATCAGGTGAAACAAACCATTGAAGTAGGCCTGAAAGGAATCCCGATGAAGCCGTTGCAGGTCGTTCCGGAAGCCTTCCCACAGGCTGAGGAAGCCACCGGTGAAATCGTCGCGTCGGGTCGCCTCCGGGAAAAGGACCGTGTCTTTAAGGTCCAAAGGCTCCAGGGGTAGTCCCAACGGACGTCGGCCGGGTCGGGTTGACGGCCGTTCAGTCCGATGAGGGCAAAGACCGGATGGAGGCGGACCATGCGGAAGTGGGCTTCCTCTCGAATCGCGTCGTATCGTTCAGCTCCCGAGGCGATCCAGTCGGCGGCGACGATGACCCAGTCCAGCCAATGGTCATCGTGGGGTCGGTGGTGGTAGGCCGCCTGGTGGAAGACAGAGTTCTTGTTAAGTCCTTCAGGCGGGTCGGGCAGGAAGCGATCGATGAAGTAGGCCGTGAGCATGGCGTGCCGGTATGTGTGGTGATCCCGGTGTCGATGGCATAGCTCCTGAAGCCAGTAGTCGGTATCAAATTGATCGTCAGGTTGCACACCTGCACGTTGGAGTAATTTTCCGACATCGTGTAAAAAAGCGGCTAATACAACGGATTTTCGCTCAGTATCGCTCACAGTAATGCCTCCGATGGTGTATTATCCCCCATCCGTTTCAGGAGGGCGCGGGCCCGGGGGGTCAGGCGGAGGAGGGTGCCCGTCGCATCGCCCGGGACCCACTCGACGAGGCCGAAGTCCAGCCACCGCCGGAGGCAGTCGTCCGGGCAGTCCGTCACGGAGAAGGGTCCCGTCCGATGGTCTTTCAGAAAGGCCAGCTCCTGCGCCGTCGGCAGGTAGAACAGGGCCGGGAACTCGATGAGGTCGTCGAATTCCTCGTGAACGTAGTAGACCGGACTCCCCGTGATGAACGCCGCCAGGGCGACGACGATGACGTGGGCCTTGAATCCGCCCGTGGCGTTGAAGACGACGGCCCGGTACGTCCGTTGGGCCTGGTGGGCGACGTCGATCAGGTGATGCAGAAGCTCGACCATCCCCCGCCGGAAGGCATCGACGGGCCGCTCGCCGGCCGGGACCTCCGGGGACCCAAAGTAGCCGGGCACGCCGGACGGCATGTAGATCTCGTGGCCCAGCGTCTTGAAGTAACGGGTCAGCGTGGTCCGTACGATTTCGTTGGACGCCGTCCGCGTCCCGATCAGGTACAGGGCGACGTCGGACGGTCGGCGGCCGTGGGCACGCAAGTAGAATTCCAGGCTCCGGACTTCGGCCGAACGGGCCGCCGGGTCGGCCTCCAAGAAGGCGTAGACCTTGTCCAATTCGGCCGGGTTCTCCAGGAGACGTGCCCAGAAGCCCTCGTCCCGCATGCCGGGTCGGGCCGGAGCCTCCAGGCGGCCGGCATAATGTCCGATCAGGCTGTTACCGACCGAGACGATGTGAAGCTCTAACGGCATGTCCGTCTCGACTCCCGGATTCGGAAATCAAATTTTACCGGATGGCTCCTATTCA
Coding sequences:
- the csm3 gene encoding CRISPR type III-associated RAMP protein Csm3: MENRQELTLRFQGKYVLTGRLRLVTGLHIGGREAEYEIGGQENAVVKDPLTGEPYIPGSSLKGKIRSLLEWAYQSQWNLIRLRRNRDRWESEVQDTDGNGALTDLSIVFGPWDVERKAEHPVGPTRVIFRDAFLTEESRQELERVIGGSLTEVKAENAIDRVISRANPRTMERVPAGAQFDIEILFDVYEDADHRRLRYVLQGLRLLEDSALGGGGSRGSGRVRFEGLSLEWRGRDYYTDGKDPVTLAQDKTVRELLRDFDNLIARTAATSAA
- a CDS encoding CRISPR-associated protein Cas10/Csm1 — translated: MYRYAWCVPSASNVYPDISLFDHSRVTAALAVCLYEHPKWARERLPGISPERLRQLEDTEPFLLVKGEISGIQSYIYRIVRTGTGGIAKRLRGRSFYLQMFNHQVARLLLHRLGLTLAHLIYCGGGSFLMVLPNTEPVRDQLQQLVEEVEDYLWAHHLGELKFRLADKPLSPKAVFLGLSEALQDLELRLTQVRYRHFKALFRENRAVEREKPWESIRPCPSCRIQVVESGAELCETCETQQQRIGARLPRTGGAIFSADTLPTGPPEIGVDWKKLGKTRLADVEALYAAYGPETMESVTFNRPDRIPKTSLLFVANVVPKNESSREITVPTERDDEENPEGIVQRHQTFSFSTIAAWSEGDARLGILRMDADRMGAIIAQGLDHHGLMSFSRMATLSRQLQVFFEGWLRNICEDYTVQEWRPKVREERILCDYADAIQSIFYVVYSGGDDLFIIGPWSEILPLALRIRDDYRRFTCENPDMTLSAGVIVCKPKFPIPAMARLSGEAEDRSKVRGRNRITAFGTTVPWESTDGEWGLRELLGLAEQWTRWIRDDKVPRRFFHELLRLQAQAVSDDAVVRGMWIPRLIYRIHRNIPDEAIAAELHHILLGRPNSLALLRVVRVPASIALLKTRS